In the genome of Aerosakkonema funiforme FACHB-1375, the window TCGTTCAACAACAGCCGTTCTCTGCACTTCTTCTTGGGTGCATGGCCGGTGGTTGGTATTTGGTTCACCGCTTTGGGTGTCAGCACGATGGCTTTCAACCTCAACGGTTTCAACTTTAACCAATCGGTTGTGGATTCGCAAGGTCGCGTGATTGGAACTTGGGCTGATATTATCAACCGCGCTAACCTGGGTATGGAAGTGATGCACGAGCGTAATGCTCACAACTTCCCTCTGGATTTGGCTGCTGGTGTACAAGCTCCGGTTGCTATGACTGCTCCTGCTATCAATGGCTAAGTTTGAGATTTAGCTAAACAAAAAGCGCTCTCCTGCAAAGGGGGGCGCTTTTTGGTTTTTAATTGACTAAAGGGTGATGCGATCGCTCCTCTTAGAGGTCGTCGAACCCATAAACTCGGTTTTAGGTAGGTGTTTTGACTTTCACAAGGTTATCCCAATTAATAACGATGAGAATATCGCGAAAAGCTTTGTTGAAATATTTTTTGTTATCTCTTTTAGGAGCAGGTTTTGTACTGATCCTGTTTGGTGGCAGTACATATTTATTCAGTTCCAAGCAGAATGTTGTTCGCTCATCCAGTTCTATAGCAGTCAATCTTTCCTCAACTTGCGGCAGTCCCAAGGCTGGGCCAACTGATAATCCTGTTGCTGCCAAGTACGGAGTCGAAGCTTATCCGTGGACTGAAAATATCAAATGGAACTGCGTTTACAACATTAATGATTTTAAGGGCTCTACGATTGTTGAACAATTTAATGCCGCTCGCGATGTGGCAACTGCTAATGGGGGTGGTGTAGTGTATTTTCCTTCCGGAACTTACACTTTTACAGACAGCATTTTTTTGAAAAATGGTGTGGTTATCCGTGGAGATACCCCTTCGGGAAAAGATGCTAAATCTGATTCATACAAGCCACCAACTAAGTTTATATTTTCCAAATACGAACCTACGTTTTCTGGTAATGGTACACCTAACAATACAGCTTTTAAAAAAATATTTACAACTGCACCGGAGTCGGATAGCAATATTGGTATTGTCAATGTAGATATTAATCGGGGGGGAATCAAGTTATCGGGTGATATTGATACTGGCAAGAAGCAAAATATTGTTATTTTTGGCATCCGCAGCAATAATGTTGCCGATCCTTCTCCCCAAGTTCCAGATATTTCCTTTCAAGAGCCCTGGATGCGCTATAGCGATCGCTTTGCTGCCAACATTACCATAAATGCTTTTGCTAATGTCTTGGTTGCTAATAATCGCCTTAATGATGCTATTACTGACAATTACGAACAACCCGCTTACAAAATTAAACCTTTAGAAGGAAACGAAATTATTACTTATGCTGAAGGTAGCAAAGTTCCCTTTCACTATGGCAATCACTATGGAATTGTAGTTAATCGTTC includes:
- a CDS encoding glycosyl hydrolase family 28-related protein, which encodes MRISRKALLKYFLLSLLGAGFVLILFGGSTYLFSSKQNVVRSSSSIAVNLSSTCGSPKAGPTDNPVAAKYGVEAYPWTENIKWNCVYNINDFKGSTIVEQFNAARDVATANGGGVVYFPSGTYTFTDSIFLKNGVVIRGDTPSGKDAKSDSYKPPTKFIFSKYEPTFSGNGTPNNTAFKKIFTTAPESDSNIGIVNVDINRGGIKLSGDIDTGKKQNIVIFGIRSNNVADPSPQVPDISFQEPWMRYSDRFAANITINAFANVLVANNRLNDAITDNYEQPAYKIKPLEGNEIITYAEGSKVPFHYGNHYGIVVNRSKPEGFTLAAEPNTEPGLFRKGIVIRDNWVFHTMRIGIQASGDGLLIKDNQISDQPNKEWWTDPTGTKQPRGAVTYENRAIDWSGYNVQIEGNNYQVYRHRVMDTAYLSVDGEGILIQECCGGTKINGVTIVKNEGNAYIGLYKIPSTRNVRISDNKVLSNVSDIASIYVEANTNNRSSSMENVIIENNTVAGTIAAKANLGGKGNIIRNNIGNNSGTIKYSCNITVQGNTGFAQEPCLNLQSSNQQTQ